From the Nodularia sp. NIES-3585 genome, one window contains:
- a CDS encoding DUF2555 domain-containing protein, whose protein sequence is MKTLSISKKDISAMTTADVGELANRLELDNYSNAFEGLNDWHLLRAIAFQRPELVEPYIYLLDLEAYDEA, encoded by the coding sequence ATGAAAACTTTAAGCATTTCCAAGAAAGACATTTCTGCTATGACTACGGCAGATGTAGGAGAGTTGGCTAATCGTCTGGAACTAGATAATTACAGCAATGCTTTTGAGGGTTTAAATGATTGGCATCTATTGCGTGCGATCGCTTTTCAACGTCCTGAGTTAGTGGAACCCTATATCTATCTCTTGGATTTAGAAGCCTACGACGAAGCATAA
- a CDS encoding iron ABC transporter substrate-binding protein produces the protein MKRRQFVYLVGIATASGGLAIACDANSNQATTELGQTATELGQTATELEQELVIYSGRNEKLIGELIKQFEAQTGAKIQVRYGDTAELASAILEEGTNSPADVFFGQDAGALGALQKAGRTVQLPSALVNQVDSAYRSPEGQWVGVTGRVRTVDYNTNLVKAEELPSSIFGFTDPKWQGKIGWAPTNGSFQSFVTGLRVTEGEDRAKEWLEGIKANDPKVYPNNTSIVEALTRGEIAVGFVNHYYLERIKQDNPEVPVEHHFTEDIGSLVNVAGIAIINSANHPNIAQTFAEFLLNEDAQNYFASQTYEYPLASGVAAKGNLKSLNEIRKQEKRIDLSNLNDLDNTLKLLQQVAII, from the coding sequence ATGAAGCGTCGCCAATTTGTTTATTTAGTCGGAATAGCAACTGCTAGCGGTGGATTAGCTATTGCTTGTGATGCTAATTCTAATCAAGCCACCACAGAGTTAGGACAAACCGCTACAGAGTTAGGACAAACCGCCACAGAGTTAGAACAAGAGTTAGTCATTTATTCAGGACGCAACGAGAAACTAATCGGTGAATTAATCAAGCAGTTTGAAGCACAAACTGGTGCCAAAATTCAAGTCCGTTATGGTGATACGGCTGAATTAGCATCAGCAATTTTGGAAGAAGGCACAAATAGTCCCGCAGATGTATTTTTTGGTCAAGACGCAGGCGCTCTCGGAGCGTTGCAAAAAGCAGGTAGAACGGTACAGTTACCAAGTGCGCTGGTGAATCAGGTAGATAGTGCTTACCGTTCACCAGAAGGACAATGGGTAGGTGTTACAGGCAGAGTTCGTACTGTAGATTACAACACGAATTTAGTCAAAGCCGAGGAATTACCATCATCTATTTTTGGTTTTACTGATCCAAAATGGCAAGGTAAAATTGGTTGGGCCCCTACAAATGGCTCCTTTCAATCCTTTGTCACAGGCTTAAGAGTTACTGAGGGAGAAGATAGAGCCAAGGAATGGTTAGAAGGTATTAAAGCTAACGATCCGAAAGTTTATCCTAACAACACATCAATAGTAGAAGCTTTAACCCGTGGTGAGATAGCTGTAGGATTTGTGAATCATTACTATCTGGAACGCATCAAACAAGATAATCCTGAAGTTCCAGTAGAGCATCATTTCACTGAAGATATCGGGTCTTTAGTAAATGTTGCTGGCATAGCAATTATTAACAGTGCCAACCATCCTAATATTGCTCAAACATTTGCCGAATTTCTGCTCAATGAAGATGCTCAAAACTACTTTGCTAGTCAAACTTATGAGTATCCTCTAGCCTCTGGAGTGGCAGCCAAAGGGAATTTGAAATCACTCAACGAAATTCGCAAACAAGAGAAAAGAATTGATTTGAGTAACCTGAATGATTTGGATAATACACTGAAGTTATTGCAGCAAGTAGCAATCATTTAA
- the coaBC gene encoding bifunctional phosphopantothenoylcysteine decarboxylase/phosphopantothenate--cysteine ligase CoaBC, with protein sequence MLNLQSQTPNRKKRVIVAVGGGIAAYKVCELVSTLFKTGVEIRVILTQAAQEFITPLTLATLSRHCAYTDNDFWQPTHSRPLHIELGEWADLLVIAPLTANTLAKLASGMADNLLTNTVLASSCPVLLAPAMNTDMWSQLAVQRNWRQLLTDSRYHSMGTASGLLACDRIGAGRMAEPPEILTYIQSLLHIRGQRDLTGKGVLISAGGTREYLDPVRFIGNPATGKMGLALAQAALHRGANVTLVYCPATWDIPLGVQAIPVVSAEQMQQVMQSYLHNAEIIIMSAAVADVKPKDYSTEKLPKRSLPQALPLEPVPDIIAQLAKLKQPHQLLIGFAAQTGDIITPAMAKLHNKNLDIIVANPIDQPDSGFGSDNNQAIFLDKQGNKVEIPPCSKLEMAHYLFDFLIGKPG encoded by the coding sequence ATGCTAAATCTCCAATCCCAAACCCCAAACCGAAAAAAAAGGGTGATCGTTGCTGTCGGTGGTGGTATCGCTGCCTACAAAGTTTGTGAATTAGTTTCAACGCTGTTTAAAACTGGGGTGGAAATTCGCGTTATTCTCACCCAGGCGGCACAAGAATTTATCACGCCTTTAACTTTAGCTACCCTTTCTCGCCATTGTGCATACACAGATAATGATTTTTGGCAACCAACTCACTCGCGTCCGTTGCATATTGAATTGGGAGAATGGGCAGATTTGTTGGTAATTGCCCCTTTGACGGCTAATACTTTAGCAAAGTTGGCTTCTGGTATGGCTGACAACTTACTCACAAATACGGTATTGGCTTCTAGTTGTCCTGTGTTATTAGCACCAGCGATGAATACAGATATGTGGTCACAGTTAGCGGTGCAGCGAAATTGGCGACAACTGTTAACAGATAGCAGATATCATAGTATGGGGACAGCATCGGGTTTGTTGGCGTGCGATCGCATCGGGGCGGGAAGAATGGCAGAACCCCCGGAAATTTTGACTTATATCCAATCATTACTGCACATTCGCGGCCAACGAGATTTAACTGGTAAGGGTGTATTAATTAGTGCTGGGGGAACACGCGAATATCTTGACCCAGTGCGGTTTATTGGCAATCCAGCGACGGGAAAAATGGGACTAGCTTTAGCACAAGCAGCACTGCATCGCGGCGCAAATGTTACTTTGGTTTATTGTCCAGCTACTTGGGATATACCATTGGGAGTGCAAGCCATACCTGTAGTTAGTGCCGAACAGATGCAGCAAGTAATGCAATCATATTTACACAATGCTGAGATAATTATTATGTCTGCGGCAGTAGCAGATGTGAAGCCCAAAGATTATAGTACAGAGAAATTACCCAAGCGATCGCTCCCCCAAGCCTTACCTTTAGAACCAGTACCGGATATCATTGCTCAATTAGCAAAACTAAAACAACCCCATCAGCTGTTAATTGGGTTTGCTGCACAGACTGGAGATATCATCACCCCAGCTATGGCCAAGTTGCATAATAAGAATTTGGATATTATTGTTGCTAATCCCATCGATCAGCCTGATAGTGGTTTTGGTAGTGACAATAATCAGGCGATATTTTTAGATAAACAAGGAAATAAAGTAGAAATTCCACCTTGTTCTAAATTGGAAATGGCGCACTATTTATTTGATTTTTTGATCGGGAAACCCGGTTAA
- a CDS encoding iron ABC transporter permease encodes MKSSVRPPLFLILAAAVVAVAITLPLVYLVIRAVGIGGDEFWALISRPRNIGVFLNSAAMAATVTLFSTLIAVPLAFLTVRTDLPGRKFWLVATTLPLAVPSYVGSFALIATLAPRGSFLQLLLQPLGVEELPSIYGFPGAVLAITLFTYPYLLLSVRSGLQGIDPSIEEAGRSLGYSSKETFFKVVLPQLKPSMIAGGLLVALYSLRDFGTPSLMRFDTFTRVIFIQYKASFNRNTAAVLSLMLVTLVLLILWLEYRVRSRAAYYSRGSASLRPPKIVKLGIWKWPALGFCLLITSFGVVLPVGITLFWLIRGLNTGYSFPNLLPNILNSVSAAGLAAIAATIFALPVAILSVRFPTKITAIIERCSYISFGVPGIVVALSLVFFGANYLPFLYQTLPMLVFAYLVLFLPQSVGAIRTSLLQVNPQLEESARSLGRNPWQALREITLPLVRPGVISGAVLVFLTAIKELPATMLLAPIGFNTLATQIWQATENVDFADAAASSLAMLLVSMGSTLLVLSQENVKKEKVTPNAETQPKF; translated from the coding sequence TTGAAATCATCGGTTCGCCCTCCATTATTTCTAATTTTAGCGGCAGCAGTTGTAGCAGTGGCTATTACCCTGCCGTTAGTATACTTAGTTATCCGTGCAGTAGGTATTGGTGGGGATGAGTTCTGGGCATTAATTTCTCGTCCCCGCAATATCGGTGTTTTCTTGAATAGTGCGGCGATGGCGGCAACAGTGACTTTATTTTCCACACTGATTGCTGTACCATTAGCATTTTTAACTGTGCGGACAGACTTACCCGGACGTAAATTTTGGTTAGTAGCAACAACATTACCCTTAGCAGTTCCTAGCTATGTGGGCAGTTTTGCTTTAATTGCCACCTTAGCACCAAGGGGGAGTTTTTTACAGTTATTGCTCCAACCTTTGGGAGTAGAAGAATTACCTTCAATTTATGGTTTTCCAGGGGCAGTTTTAGCCATTACCTTGTTTACTTATCCTTATCTATTACTAAGTGTCCGTTCTGGGTTACAAGGTATAGACCCTTCCATAGAGGAAGCTGGCCGCAGTTTGGGTTATAGCAGTAAGGAAACCTTCTTTAAGGTAGTTTTACCCCAATTGAAACCCTCAATGATTGCGGGGGGGTTATTGGTAGCTTTGTATTCATTGCGGGACTTTGGCACACCCTCGCTGATGCGGTTTGATACCTTTACACGAGTAATTTTTATCCAATACAAAGCTAGTTTTAATCGCAACACAGCCGCAGTGTTATCGTTAATGTTAGTGACACTGGTACTGTTAATTTTATGGCTAGAGTATCGAGTGCGATCGCGGGCTGCATATTACAGTCGCGGTTCCGCCTCTTTGCGTCCGCCGAAAATTGTGAAATTGGGAATTTGGAAATGGCCAGCGCTGGGCTTTTGCTTACTGATCACTAGCTTCGGTGTAGTGTTACCAGTGGGGATTACCTTATTTTGGCTGATTCGGGGACTGAATACAGGCTACAGTTTCCCCAACTTGTTACCCAACATCCTTAACTCAGTTTCAGCAGCAGGATTAGCTGCGATCGCAGCGACAATATTTGCCTTACCTGTAGCCATTTTATCAGTCAGATTCCCCACTAAAATCACCGCCATCATTGAGCGCTGCTCTTACATAAGTTTTGGAGTACCAGGAATTGTAGTAGCTTTATCATTGGTCTTTTTTGGTGCTAACTACTTACCATTCCTATATCAAACATTGCCAATGTTGGTATTTGCGTATTTAGTGTTATTTCTGCCCCAATCAGTCGGAGCAATACGCACCAGCCTTCTACAAGTAAATCCCCAGCTAGAAGAATCAGCACGCAGCTTAGGCAGAAATCCTTGGCAAGCCCTCAGAGAAATCACTTTACCCCTCGTCAGACCTGGTGTAATTAGTGGTGCAGTGTTGGTCTTTCTCACAGCCATTAAAGAACTACCTGCAACGATGCTGTTAGCACCCATAGGCTTCAACACCTTAGCAACACAAATTTGGCAAGCTACAGAAAACGTTGATTTTGCCGACGCTGCGGCCTCCTCTCTAGCAATGCTGCTCGTTTCTATGGGTTCCACCTTATTAGTGTTATCTCAAGAAAACGTTAAAAAAGAGAAAGTCACACCTAACGCCGAAACACAACCAAAATTTTAA
- a CDS encoding alpha/beta hydrolase: protein MQFISLPPSTSQPPAGLIVCLHGWGSNAEDAASLAPFFNLPNYQFLFPNAPFPFPHSPTGRAWYDLRKENMYAGLGESQQLLIDWLLSLESSTGVPLSRTILTGFSQGGAMTLDVGLKLPLAGLVVISGYLHPDLVKTTKTDLPPTLIMHGRYDEVVPLPAALKTREVAESLGIAVEYHEFDMGHEIRPEMLNVLRNFVVNLMG from the coding sequence GTGCAATTTATTTCCCTACCCCCTTCTACTTCTCAACCACCCGCAGGTTTAATAGTCTGCTTACATGGTTGGGGATCTAATGCTGAAGATGCAGCATCTCTAGCACCGTTTTTTAATTTACCTAATTACCAGTTTTTATTTCCCAATGCGCCTTTTCCTTTTCCCCATTCCCCTACAGGGAGGGCATGGTATGACCTGAGAAAGGAAAATATGTATGCGGGTTTGGGAGAAAGTCAGCAATTGCTCATTGATTGGTTACTCTCCTTAGAAAGTAGTACTGGTGTACCTTTGTCGCGGACTATTTTGACTGGATTTTCTCAAGGTGGGGCTATGACTTTGGATGTAGGTCTAAAATTACCTCTGGCCGGATTAGTTGTCATCAGTGGATATTTGCATCCTGATCTAGTCAAAACAACTAAAACTGATTTGCCCCCAACATTAATTATGCATGGTAGATACGATGAAGTTGTGCCACTGCCAGCTGCCTTAAAAACGCGGGAAGTGGCGGAATCTCTGGGAATTGCGGTTGAATACCACGAATTTGATATGGGGCATGAAATTCGCCCAGAAATGTTAAATGTGCTACGCAATTTTGTGGTAAATCTCATGGGATAG
- a CDS encoding iron ABC transporter substrate-binding protein → MKLKTLPLMKVTAGALAFMLSSAVGVSVSVNAQTKTLTIYSGRSEKLISPLLEQAKKDLGMNIQVRYGDTAELAIALLEEGKNSRADLFFAQDAGALGTLERRNLTLPISSNLLNQVVPRFRSPQGKWLGISGRARVLNYNTNLVKKEHLPKSVWDLVRPQWRGKVAWAPTNGSFQSFVTAMRVLEGEPRTLQWLKAMKANGVKDYRNNTAIVEALGRGETQIGLVNHYYLANFKKTNSNFPVAAHYTNQDAASMFNIAGVAIMNSTKQKPEVEKFIGYLLRPSSQAYFAKETNEYPVVSGVAAPVNQVPLNQIKTPNVNLTNLNDLPGTLDLLQEAGVL, encoded by the coding sequence ATGAAATTGAAAACTTTGCCATTAATGAAAGTTACAGCTGGAGCTTTAGCTTTTATGCTCAGTTCGGCAGTAGGTGTAAGTGTAAGTGTAAATGCACAAACAAAAACACTCACCATCTATTCCGGTAGATCGGAAAAACTGATTTCGCCGTTGCTAGAACAAGCCAAAAAAGACTTGGGGATGAATATCCAAGTCCGTTACGGTGATACGGCTGAGTTAGCGATCGCTCTCTTGGAAGAAGGCAAAAATAGCCGCGCCGACTTATTTTTTGCTCAAGATGCAGGCGCTTTAGGAACTCTAGAAAGACGAAATCTCACACTGCCAATTTCATCTAACTTGCTCAACCAAGTAGTTCCTCGCTTTCGCTCTCCCCAAGGTAAATGGCTAGGTATTTCTGGTCGCGCGCGTGTACTCAACTACAACACCAATTTAGTCAAGAAGGAACATCTGCCAAAGTCAGTTTGGGATTTAGTCAGACCACAATGGCGTGGTAAAGTAGCATGGGCCCCAACTAACGGCTCATTTCAGTCATTTGTCACCGCCATGCGGGTACTAGAGGGAGAACCCAGAACTCTGCAATGGCTGAAAGCGATGAAAGCTAATGGAGTCAAAGATTACCGCAACAACACGGCGATAGTAGAAGCTCTAGGACGGGGAGAAACTCAAATCGGTCTGGTAAATCACTATTATTTAGCTAACTTCAAAAAAACTAATTCTAACTTCCCTGTAGCTGCTCACTACACTAATCAAGACGCAGCATCAATGTTTAACATTGCTGGAGTCGCAATTATGAACTCCACCAAGCAAAAACCGGAAGTAGAAAAATTTATTGGCTACCTACTCAGACCAAGTTCACAAGCATACTTTGCTAAAGAAACTAATGAATACCCCGTAGTTTCAGGAGTAGCAGCGCCAGTAAATCAAGTACCACTGAACCAGATTAAAACACCCAACGTTAACCTGACAAACTTGAATGATCTGCCAGGAACATTAGACTTGCTACAAGAAGCAGGAGTTTTGTAA